A genomic stretch from Pararhizobium sp. IMCC21322 includes:
- a CDS encoding valine--tRNA ligase has protein sequence MLEKTYQPNEVEPRIYSGWESANAFAAGSGAKQGEDSFCIVIPPPNVTGSLHMGHALNNTLQDILVRWNRMLGQNVLWQPGMDHAGIATQMVVERQLMEKKLPGRRDMGREKFIERVWDWKAESGGTILGQLKRLGASCDWSRERFTMDEGLSAAVLEVFVRLYDEGLIYKDKRLVNWDPNLLTAISDLEVEQRETNGNLWHFKYPVVGEKDVFITVATTRPETMLGDTAIAVHPDDERYAHLIGKSVELPLVGRHIPIVADEYADPEAGSGAVKITPAHDFNDFEVGKRNDLPAINIMAVDASIALKDNEDFPIGVPDENSAMMKAAIDAYHGLDRFVARKKIVAAFDEMGLLDKIEEHTHVVPHGDRGGVPIEPFLTDQWYVDAKTLAEPAIASVREGRTEFVPKNWDKTYYDWMENIQPWCISRQLWWGHQIPAWYGPDEKVFVAKSEAEAAEKAKSHYGEVVELTRDEDVLDTWFSSALWPFSTLGWPETTEELKTYYQTDVLITGFDIIFFWVARMMMMGLHFMDEEPFHTVYIHALVRDEHGAKMSKSKGNVVNPLDLIEEYGADALRFTLCAMAAAGRDIKLATNRVEGYRNFATKLWNVARFAEMNECSIPADFSPDSVKNPLNRWIITECGQTIEAINSALKSYRFNDAASVAYQFVWHKFADWFIELSKPALMGEDDADKAEARAVVAWTRDEILKMLHPFMPFITEELWDVTGDGARAEMLVTTNWPSPALADQQAAGDINWLIEAISSIRSVRTEMNVPAGAKADIVMVGANAETQRRTEENLSALMRMARLNVVSFDKATPEGSAQIIIGEAVACMPLKGVIDIDAEKQRLTKDIGKVEQDIAKINGKLGNEKFVARAPEEVVTQERARLQEANEKRDMLQSAIERLEAAN, from the coding sequence ATGTTAGAAAAAACCTATCAGCCCAACGAAGTTGAACCGCGTATTTATTCCGGTTGGGAATCCGCGAATGCATTTGCCGCCGGGTCCGGCGCGAAACAGGGAGAAGACAGCTTTTGCATTGTCATCCCGCCGCCCAACGTCACCGGCTCACTGCATATGGGACATGCACTGAATAACACGTTGCAGGATATTCTGGTCCGCTGGAACCGCATGCTCGGACAAAACGTCTTGTGGCAACCAGGCATGGACCATGCTGGTATCGCGACACAAATGGTCGTTGAACGCCAGTTGATGGAAAAGAAATTGCCTGGTCGGCGTGACATGGGCCGTGAGAAATTCATTGAACGTGTCTGGGATTGGAAAGCTGAGTCCGGTGGTACAATTCTAGGCCAGCTTAAACGACTGGGTGCCTCCTGTGACTGGTCCCGCGAACGATTTACCATGGATGAGGGCCTCTCAGCGGCTGTTCTTGAAGTGTTTGTCCGCCTCTATGATGAAGGGCTGATCTACAAGGATAAGCGTCTGGTTAATTGGGACCCGAACCTTCTGACCGCAATTTCAGATCTTGAAGTTGAGCAGCGTGAGACCAATGGCAATCTGTGGCACTTCAAGTACCCAGTGGTTGGCGAAAAGGACGTGTTCATCACGGTTGCCACCACACGGCCGGAAACGATGCTTGGCGATACAGCTATCGCGGTTCATCCTGACGATGAACGATATGCGCATCTGATCGGCAAGTCCGTCGAACTCCCGTTGGTTGGACGGCATATTCCTATTGTCGCGGACGAATATGCCGACCCAGAAGCCGGTTCCGGTGCTGTTAAAATCACGCCAGCGCATGATTTCAACGATTTTGAAGTTGGCAAACGCAATGACCTTCCTGCCATCAATATTATGGCGGTCGACGCGTCCATTGCCCTCAAGGACAATGAAGATTTTCCAATTGGCGTTCCTGATGAGAACAGCGCCATGATGAAGGCTGCAATTGACGCCTATCACGGTCTAGACCGTTTCGTGGCGCGCAAGAAAATTGTTGCTGCTTTTGATGAAATGGGCCTGCTCGATAAAATTGAGGAGCACACTCACGTGGTTCCCCATGGTGATCGTGGCGGCGTTCCCATAGAACCATTCCTGACCGACCAATGGTATGTCGACGCGAAAACGCTTGCAGAACCCGCTATCGCATCTGTTCGCGAAGGGCGCACTGAATTCGTCCCCAAAAACTGGGACAAAACCTATTACGACTGGATGGAGAACATTCAGCCCTGGTGTATCTCGCGTCAGCTTTGGTGGGGGCATCAAATTCCCGCATGGTACGGGCCTGATGAAAAGGTCTTTGTCGCAAAGTCAGAAGCCGAGGCAGCTGAGAAAGCCAAAAGCCACTATGGTGAGGTTGTGGAGCTGACGCGGGACGAAGACGTACTCGATACCTGGTTCTCGTCCGCGCTATGGCCATTCTCAACTCTGGGCTGGCCAGAGACGACAGAAGAGCTGAAAACCTATTATCAGACAGACGTTTTGATCACTGGGTTTGATATCATTTTCTTCTGGGTTGCCCGGATGATGATGATGGGTCTTCACTTCATGGATGAAGAGCCGTTTCACACGGTCTACATCCATGCCCTTGTTCGCGATGAGCACGGTGCAAAAATGTCCAAGTCCAAGGGCAATGTCGTCAATCCACTGGATTTGATTGAAGAGTATGGTGCTGATGCTTTGCGCTTTACGCTTTGTGCTATGGCTGCAGCAGGCAGAGACATAAAACTGGCCACCAACCGCGTTGAAGGTTATCGGAATTTTGCCACCAAACTTTGGAATGTCGCGCGTTTCGCCGAAATGAACGAATGTTCAATACCGGCTGATTTCTCGCCTGATTCCGTCAAAAATCCGCTCAATCGGTGGATCATTACAGAATGTGGTCAAACCATTGAAGCTATCAATTCGGCCTTGAAGAGCTATCGGTTTAATGATGCAGCCAGCGTCGCTTATCAGTTTGTCTGGCATAAATTCGCTGACTGGTTCATAGAGCTTTCAAAGCCCGCATTGATGGGTGAGGACGATGCGGATAAAGCAGAAGCTAGGGCTGTTGTTGCCTGGACGCGCGACGAAATCCTGAAAATGCTTCACCCCTTCATGCCTTTCATCACGGAAGAACTCTGGGACGTGACCGGAGATGGTGCGAGAGCCGAGATGTTGGTCACAACAAACTGGCCGTCTCCCGCTTTGGCAGACCAGCAGGCAGCTGGAGATATCAACTGGCTGATTGAGGCGATTTCTTCCATTCGCTCCGTTCGTACCGAGATGAATGTACCGGCGGGTGCCAAGGCCGATATCGTCATGGTTGGTGCCAATGCCGAAACCCAGCGCAGAACCGAGGAAAACCTGTCGGCACTGATGCGCATGGCACGGTTGAACGTCGTAAGCTTTGACAAAGCCACGCCTGAAGGCAGTGCTCAGATTATCATTGGTGAAGCTGTTGCCTGCATGCCTTTGAAAGGCGTCATTGATATTGATGCGGAGAAGCAACGCCTGACCAAAGATATTGGTAAGGTCGAACAGGATATCGCAAAAATCAACGGCAAGCTTGGCAACGAAAAATTCGTTGCCCGTGCGCCAGAAGAAGTTGTGACACAAGAGCGGGCGCGCCTTCAGGAAGCCAATGAGAAACGCGACATGCTCCAGAGCGCAATAGAACGCCTGGAAGCTGCAAACTAA
- a CDS encoding TolC family outer membrane protein codes for MVVSRKRQGFLTGITSALLLTAMVVSPSGPASAETLLQALSAAYSNNPELNAERAATRAVDEGVPQALSGYRPNVSASGSVTQTWTDNDIRNGGDTSSDSASATLGLNVTQNLFRGFRTANGTKKAEAAVLASRAGLMNTEQNILFDAAEAFMNVLRDQALVQLRSQNVSFLGEQGRATRDRFEVGETTRTDVAQADARVSLASSELNLAQANLNSSRAVYQQIIGNEPSNLQQNFSAERLIPNNMDAALDVALSYHPAILAATYNADASSFDTKVIEGELLPTVTIEGDLTRTYNFDGATRSTDSASITGRVNIPIYQGGGVSSRVRQAKQKEGEALLRLDLARHQVRAAVISAWGQLTASRAVIIAAEAQRNASQIALSGVIEEQRVGQRTTLDVLNAQQELQDARVNLVSARRDQVVAAFALASAVGKLNAERLGLGVQIYQAEEHYEKVRDKWFGLRTPDGR; via the coding sequence ATGGTTGTGAGCAGAAAACGACAGGGATTTTTGACAGGAATAACCTCTGCTTTGTTACTGACCGCCATGGTTGTCAGTCCATCTGGGCCTGCATCGGCAGAAACTCTTCTCCAGGCATTGTCTGCTGCGTACAGCAATAATCCGGAACTGAATGCCGAGCGCGCAGCAACCCGTGCTGTCGACGAAGGCGTACCTCAGGCATTGTCAGGATACCGGCCAAACGTCAGCGCGTCCGGCAGCGTTACCCAGACATGGACAGACAATGACATCCGCAACGGCGGCGACACATCTTCTGATAGCGCAAGCGCTACACTGGGCCTGAATGTGACGCAAAATCTGTTTCGCGGATTCCGGACGGCGAACGGCACCAAAAAAGCTGAAGCCGCTGTTCTGGCAAGTCGTGCGGGTTTGATGAACACCGAGCAGAACATATTGTTCGATGCGGCAGAAGCGTTCATGAACGTTCTGCGTGATCAGGCACTGGTTCAACTGCGATCGCAAAATGTCAGTTTTTTGGGCGAGCAGGGACGTGCAACGCGAGATCGGTTTGAAGTTGGTGAAACCACCCGAACAGATGTTGCCCAAGCGGACGCACGTGTCAGTCTTGCATCGTCTGAGCTCAACCTTGCTCAGGCAAATCTGAACTCAAGTCGGGCTGTATATCAGCAGATCATCGGTAATGAACCGTCAAATCTGCAGCAGAATTTTTCTGCCGAACGGCTGATCCCAAACAATATGGATGCGGCTTTGGATGTTGCCCTAAGCTATCATCCAGCCATTCTGGCTGCGACCTACAATGCAGATGCCTCCTCATTCGATACCAAGGTCATAGAAGGCGAATTGTTACCAACAGTAACGATAGAGGGTGATCTGACAAGGACGTATAATTTCGACGGAGCAACCCGTTCAACTGACAGTGCCTCCATTACAGGCCGGGTCAACATTCCAATTTATCAGGGCGGCGGGGTATCTTCACGCGTCCGCCAGGCGAAGCAAAAAGAAGGTGAAGCGTTGCTTCGGCTGGATCTTGCGCGCCATCAGGTGCGCGCAGCTGTCATTTCTGCCTGGGGTCAGTTGACAGCCAGCCGTGCGGTTATCATCGCCGCAGAAGCGCAACGTAATGCAAGTCAGATTGCTCTGAGCGGCGTCATTGAAGAACAGCGTGTGGGTCAGCGTACAACACTTGATGTTCTGAACGCGCAACAGGAATTGCAGGATGCGCGTGTCAATCTCGTATCAGCCAGACGTGACCAGGTGGTGGCTGCATTTGCGCTGGCATCCGCCGTCGGCAAGTTGAACGCAGAACGACTTGGATTGGGCGTTCAAATTTACCAGGCTGAAGAGCATTACGAAAAAGTCCGCGACAAATGGTTTGGGCTGCGCACGCCCGATGGTCGTTAA
- a CDS encoding PopZ family protein → MSNSAAAQEPSMEEILASIRRIITDEEGNPTSEQTSQEDSDSAKEMLGNGNAETEDSLLDSSQPMSPDDLDALFAPDEDDSAVAAKAETAKPDAGGSSTEEAEPDASSEDDDEVMELTAAEIEEDETATDDGEMELIEGMDIIFDEIDDEAAVQEPAVQADPAPDLMAEPTAIIEPNPAPVKHPSSLENLISQQAATSVSESFSNLSGLLVSSQAKTMEDLLKEMLRPMLQSWLDENLPSLVEKMVAAEIRRLSGSK, encoded by the coding sequence ATGTCGAACTCTGCTGCAGCGCAAGAGCCTTCCATGGAGGAAATACTGGCCTCCATTCGTCGGATTATTACTGATGAAGAAGGCAACCCGACTTCCGAGCAGACATCTCAGGAAGACAGCGACTCAGCTAAAGAAATGCTCGGAAACGGCAACGCTGAAACGGAGGATAGTCTTTTGGATTCCAGCCAGCCGATGTCACCGGACGATCTTGATGCCCTGTTTGCCCCCGATGAGGACGACAGTGCAGTTGCTGCGAAAGCCGAGACTGCGAAACCTGATGCTGGTGGATCCTCAACAGAAGAAGCAGAGCCAGACGCATCGTCTGAAGATGATGATGAAGTGATGGAACTCACTGCAGCTGAAATAGAAGAAGATGAAACCGCTACTGACGATGGCGAAATGGAACTCATCGAAGGCATGGATATTATCTTCGATGAGATTGACGATGAGGCGGCGGTCCAGGAACCTGCAGTCCAGGCGGATCCGGCACCTGATCTGATGGCGGAGCCAACAGCTATAATTGAACCGAATCCAGCGCCAGTCAAGCATCCGTCGAGCCTTGAAAATCTGATCAGTCAGCAAGCCGCGACATCGGTGTCGGAATCCTTCTCGAACCTGTCCGGCCTCCTTGTTTCAAGTCAGGCCAAGACGATGGAAGATCTACTCAAGGAAATGTTGCGACCAATGTTGCAATCCTGGCTTGATGAGAACCTGCCGTCCTTGGTGGAAAAGATGGTGGCTGCCGAAATCAGACGGCTGTCCGGCTCTAAATAG
- a CDS encoding EAL domain-containing protein has product MKLPRFKLLLPSWLLTGLVPVALLLCAVLYQSAGLWQSADNWFVENRMRFSDRPAEQEIVFLAIDRKTLNDVGVWPWPRSIIAKAVDQLVEHEALEIFLDIDFSAPSIPKEDEILSEVLRKADGTVILAAFSQSESVTSDADDMADSLPLPMFQEYSWIATVNVMPEPDGIVRKFPYGHLIGGEPLPSVPAVLSGKTGPPDTYFDINFAIDPATVPTYSLIDLLNDELPRSAFAQKTVVVGAHAMELRDSLAVPIHGTLSGSMLQIIATETLRQDVDLVWILPIWPLLLAAVLQVVFLQTLHRRRMTLRVIALGAISICAETAGFVLFSQHALVLPTAAVHGMTAAMLVLLAIREMDIRRYMTLVADARATNAASLLRQVFDDSTEAIIILGENGDILEASPKSRQIFGRVDLETSSNHLPPEVLKKARIAIASLKSSLPIPVCEGELQTGTDDDYRVIEYSITPSQLRDTDNRALLKGDGRFVACVMARDISDKRKQAEALSFLSKRDELTGAYRRHAFADVLDQKLSQLSDDQSCQILVLNLNRFKTINATLGRDVGNQLLCAIVARLEASDLDFECVARLLGDTFAILLKSTDQKYLLKAKGEETARLLEGTYSLDGVSVSIDARISYVWSEDSIQSAEAMLHCAELALDECRNSGTRAIKGFDPVSTAKHRRAREIERDLRPALERENFEVHYQPQVDVNGRHLVGVEALARWTHPVLGAISPLEFITIAEASGTIVPLGKWILKTACHEAASWSSPIKLSVNVSPVQLARGDIIEDVQAALEESGLPPGRLQLEITESSFLEGDGEIMNTLRDIQSLGVSLALDDFGTGYASLGFISRFSIDMIKVDQSFIRTLTTDLASQSIVQFTKTLSDVLDLTMLCEGVETEQQMNFLRLVGCDQAQGFLFGRAQPANAIREMIGGLGSDEVSLRLASNSGT; this is encoded by the coding sequence ATGAAACTCCCGCGTTTCAAATTATTGCTGCCGAGCTGGTTGTTGACTGGTCTGGTTCCCGTCGCCTTGTTGCTATGCGCTGTGCTCTATCAGTCTGCCGGTTTGTGGCAATCGGCTGATAACTGGTTTGTCGAAAATCGAATGAGGTTTTCAGATCGTCCGGCCGAGCAGGAAATCGTATTTTTGGCCATAGATCGAAAGACACTTAACGATGTCGGTGTCTGGCCCTGGCCAAGAAGCATTATTGCAAAAGCCGTTGATCAACTGGTTGAGCATGAAGCTCTTGAGATATTTCTTGATATCGATTTCAGTGCACCCTCCATCCCAAAGGAAGATGAAATTCTTTCTGAAGTGTTGCGGAAGGCCGATGGGACGGTCATCCTTGCCGCATTTTCGCAAAGCGAGTCTGTCACCTCTGACGCTGACGATATGGCAGACAGTCTCCCGCTACCAATGTTTCAGGAATACTCCTGGATAGCGACAGTTAATGTAATGCCGGAACCCGACGGCATTGTCCGGAAATTCCCTTACGGGCATCTCATCGGTGGTGAACCGCTCCCTTCCGTTCCTGCAGTTCTTTCAGGCAAGACCGGGCCTCCCGACACCTATTTTGATATCAATTTTGCAATTGATCCGGCCACAGTTCCGACCTATTCGCTTATCGACTTGCTGAATGACGAACTTCCCAGATCGGCATTCGCGCAAAAGACCGTAGTTGTGGGGGCACACGCTATGGAATTGCGGGATTCACTGGCCGTTCCAATTCATGGCACACTGTCTGGATCCATGCTGCAAATTATTGCGACCGAAACCCTTCGCCAGGATGTGGATCTGGTGTGGATACTACCAATTTGGCCACTTCTGCTAGCCGCTGTGCTGCAAGTGGTTTTCCTGCAAACGTTACATCGGCGGCGGATGACGTTACGAGTGATCGCATTGGGCGCAATTTCGATTTGTGCGGAAACAGCAGGGTTTGTTCTGTTTTCCCAACATGCCCTTGTTCTTCCAACTGCTGCAGTTCATGGCATGACTGCCGCCATGCTCGTCCTTTTGGCTATTAGGGAAATGGATATACGGCGCTATATGACACTGGTTGCGGACGCACGTGCTACCAATGCCGCCAGCCTGCTCCGGCAGGTATTCGATGATAGCACTGAAGCCATTATAATCCTCGGCGAGAATGGTGACATTCTGGAAGCAAGTCCAAAATCGCGGCAGATTTTTGGCCGGGTAGATTTGGAAACGTCTTCCAACCATTTGCCCCCGGAAGTTCTGAAAAAGGCCAGGATTGCGATTGCCAGTCTCAAATCCAGTTTACCTATTCCAGTTTGCGAGGGCGAGTTGCAGACGGGTACTGATGATGATTACAGGGTCATCGAATACTCCATTACACCCTCTCAATTGAGAGATACTGATAATCGTGCCCTCTTGAAAGGTGATGGTAGATTTGTGGCTTGTGTGATGGCTCGGGACATTTCCGACAAGAGGAAACAGGCGGAAGCGCTGAGTTTTCTCTCAAAACGGGATGAACTGACTGGAGCGTATCGCCGACACGCCTTTGCTGATGTTCTCGATCAAAAACTGTCCCAGCTGTCTGATGACCAATCCTGTCAGATTCTGGTTCTGAACTTAAACCGTTTCAAGACAATCAACGCGACGCTTGGTCGGGATGTGGGAAATCAATTGTTGTGTGCGATTGTGGCCCGTTTGGAAGCTTCCGATCTAGATTTTGAATGTGTTGCACGGCTGCTGGGCGACACGTTTGCTATTCTGCTGAAATCGACAGATCAGAAGTATTTGCTCAAAGCCAAAGGCGAGGAAACCGCCAGGCTTCTCGAAGGGACCTATTCTCTTGATGGTGTCTCAGTCTCCATTGATGCCCGAATTAGCTATGTCTGGTCGGAGGACTCTATTCAGTCTGCCGAAGCAATGCTTCATTGTGCGGAACTGGCATTGGATGAATGCAGAAACTCCGGGACGCGTGCCATTAAAGGTTTCGATCCGGTATCGACCGCAAAGCACAGACGCGCTCGAGAAATCGAACGTGATCTGAGGCCGGCATTGGAGAGGGAAAACTTTGAAGTTCACTACCAGCCCCAAGTCGACGTTAACGGTCGTCATTTGGTTGGTGTCGAAGCACTGGCGCGTTGGACTCATCCGGTTCTGGGAGCGATTTCACCTTTAGAGTTCATTACCATCGCGGAAGCCAGTGGTACAATTGTGCCACTCGGTAAATGGATATTAAAAACGGCTTGCCATGAAGCGGCCAGCTGGTCCTCTCCCATCAAATTAAGCGTAAACGTATCGCCGGTACAGCTGGCAAGAGGAGACATAATTGAGGACGTTCAGGCTGCTCTTGAAGAATCTGGACTGCCTCCCGGTCGTTTGCAGCTGGAAATTACCGAATCGTCATTCCTTGAGGGGGATGGAGAAATCATGAACACCCTCAGAGATATCCAGTCACTGGGCGTCTCACTTGCACTGGATGATTTTGGGACCGGATATGCATCACTCGGCTTTATCTCCCGTTTTTCCATTGACATGATCAAGGTAGATCAATCGTTCATTCGAACATTGACGACTGACTTGGCAAGTCAATCCATTGTTCAATTTACCAAAACCCTGTCCGATGTCTTGGACCTGACAATGTTGTGTGAGGGGGTGGAGACCGAACAGCAGATGAATTTCCTGCGCCTTGTCGGGTGTGACCAGGCTCAGGGTTTTCTATTCGGTCGAGCACAACCTGCCAACGCGATCCGCGAAATGATTGGCGGGCTTGGGAGCGATGAAGTGAGCTTACGACTCGCGTCAAATTCCGGGACCTGA
- the cobD gene encoding threonine-phosphate decarboxylase CobD, with protein sequence MNPGSIPGEASSFQQSRFRAKIWASAYDQSKPDMKHGGDLPYNSKADRGDWLDLSTGINPHPYSLPDLSASDWQTLPSQFGLDELLSAARRYYQVPDAIGIIAVPGTEAAISQFPDFCPGSVDIIEPTYSSHRTAWAADGRTATSLGALPAKPAENHLVVVNPNNPTGDLLAPEELLATARSLASDRFLIVDEAFMDCTPQMSIVPHMQPDLPVIVLKSFGKFFGLAGLRLGFVIGNPALLKKFSDRFGEWCISGPALKIGAAAFNDSQWQSAMRTRLGKDMAKLADMLSHRHQLVGKTDLFLTCRHRNAQGLHRFLADHKIWTRSFSYEPDWLRFGLPKTEENLVRLAQYLSAFDEPVGGS encoded by the coding sequence GTGAACCCCGGTTCGATTCCGGGCGAGGCCTCCAGTTTCCAACAAAGCCGTTTTCGCGCCAAGATTTGGGCATCAGCATATGACCAGTCGAAGCCTGACATGAAACATGGCGGTGATCTTCCCTACAACAGCAAGGCGGATCGTGGGGATTGGCTTGACCTGTCCACGGGTATCAACCCGCATCCCTATTCCCTTCCAGACTTATCTGCTTCTGACTGGCAAACGCTTCCAAGTCAGTTCGGCCTAGATGAACTGTTGTCTGCCGCAAGGCGTTACTATCAGGTGCCGGATGCAATCGGAATTATAGCTGTTCCGGGAACCGAGGCGGCCATCAGCCAGTTTCCAGATTTTTGTCCAGGCTCGGTTGATATCATTGAGCCAACCTATTCCAGCCATCGCACCGCCTGGGCGGCGGATGGTCGAACAGCAACTTCGCTCGGCGCGTTGCCTGCCAAGCCTGCCGAGAACCATCTTGTGGTTGTTAATCCAAACAATCCGACAGGAGATTTGCTGGCACCGGAGGAATTGCTTGCAACTGCCCGCAGCCTAGCATCTGACCGGTTTTTGATTGTGGATGAGGCTTTCATGGATTGCACCCCCCAGATGAGTATTGTCCCACATATGCAGCCAGACTTGCCGGTCATTGTGCTGAAATCATTTGGAAAGTTTTTTGGCCTTGCCGGGTTGCGGCTTGGCTTCGTGATCGGCAATCCAGCTTTGCTGAAAAAGTTCTCCGACCGCTTTGGCGAATGGTGCATTAGCGGCCCTGCCCTGAAAATCGGGGCGGCGGCATTCAATGACAGTCAGTGGCAGTCCGCCATGCGCACGCGGCTTGGCAAAGACATGGCCAAATTGGCTGATATGTTATCTCACCGGCATCAGTTGGTCGGTAAAACAGATTTATTTCTGACATGTCGACATCGGAATGCGCAGGGCCTCCACCGATTTTTGGCAGATCATAAAATCTGGACCCGCAGCTTTTCATATGAACCTGATTGGTTGCGTTTTGGCCTGCCCAAGACCGAAGAGAACCTTGTGCGGCTTGCGCAGTACCTGTCCGCATTCGATGAACCGGTCGGCGGGTCCTGA
- a CDS encoding FecR family protein encodes MAKKIYSLIVFSILLIGVSYPAFAEEWHVVRVTQPAEISGNGSNWEPLKRGMIIDQKAWIKTGMRGRAMLRRNKETILYRANTQARLIQSNRSGRKTELLQTSGRLLLDVETRKYKHTKVTTPYIAVVVKGTRFEVFVGSGRSSVNVRRGLVEVTDPKRGERVDVAQGQNVSLDPRKNSQMQLRGRGKKAPILNARTGKPVVSASNRGRGAIPKGNAPGATGNNGKGASNGNGNNASKGNGNNSSNGNGNSNGNGNGNGNGNSNGNGNGNGNGNGNGNGKS; translated from the coding sequence ATGGCGAAAAAAATCTATTCACTGATAGTATTTTCAATTCTGTTGATTGGCGTTTCTTATCCCGCATTTGCAGAGGAGTGGCATGTGGTGCGTGTTACACAGCCTGCCGAAATTTCTGGAAATGGAAGTAATTGGGAACCTTTGAAGAGAGGCATGATCATTGATCAAAAGGCATGGATCAAAACCGGCATGCGCGGCCGCGCAATGCTTCGCAGGAACAAGGAAACCATCCTCTATCGTGCCAATACACAAGCAAGATTGATCCAGAGCAACCGGTCCGGTCGAAAAACCGAATTGCTGCAGACATCCGGACGGCTACTGTTGGATGTGGAGACCCGCAAATACAAACACACAAAGGTCACGACGCCATATATTGCTGTGGTTGTTAAAGGTACTCGCTTCGAAGTTTTTGTCGGAAGTGGCAGGTCAAGCGTGAATGTGCGGCGTGGTCTCGTTGAGGTCACTGACCCAAAACGCGGGGAGCGGGTTGACGTTGCACAGGGACAGAACGTTTCATTGGACCCTAGAAAAAATAGCCAAATGCAATTGCGTGGCCGAGGAAAAAAAGCCCCCATCTTAAACGCCCGCACCGGTAAACCGGTTGTTTCTGCGAGCAATCGCGGCCGAGGCGCAATTCCCAAGGGGAATGCGCCCGGTGCAACGGGAAATAACGGAAAAGGTGCCTCCAACGGGAATGGTAACAATGCCTCCAAGGGAAATGGGAACAACTCATCTAACGGGAATGGCAATAGCAACGGAAATGGTAACGGTAACGGTAACGGAAATAGCAATGGTAACGGGAATGGTAATGGTAATGGTAATGGTAATGGTAATGGCAAGTCCTAG
- a CDS encoding protein-L-isoaspartate O-methyltransferase — protein sequence MMDFADLRKNMVEHQIRTNDVTSHEILDRFEELPRETFVPADKKAFAYTDSDIRVWNNGAGDERFLMEAYPFARLVQAAQIRPTDLVLDIGCGTGYSTSILAGFCESVVAIESAAELVETATGNLLDLKIDNAVVLQSDLHDGYAKEGPYDLIVINGAVDEVPAALFDQLRADGRLLTFVGHGLSGNLTMFRKTSIGTTSVPIMNACVPSLPSFERAESFVF from the coding sequence ATGATGGATTTTGCGGATTTGAGGAAGAATATGGTGGAGCACCAGATTCGCACCAATGATGTAACCTCACATGAAATTCTTGACCGTTTTGAAGAATTGCCGCGAGAGACATTTGTTCCCGCCGACAAAAAGGCTTTTGCCTACACCGACAGCGACATACGCGTCTGGAATAATGGGGCAGGCGACGAACGTTTCCTGATGGAGGCCTATCCGTTTGCACGGCTTGTGCAAGCCGCACAGATACGCCCCACTGATCTGGTTTTGGATATTGGCTGCGGAACGGGGTATTCCACGTCCATTCTTGCCGGCTTTTGCGAATCTGTGGTGGCAATTGAAAGCGCCGCGGAGCTGGTTGAAACCGCGACTGGTAATCTGCTTGATCTCAAAATCGACAATGCCGTCGTCCTGCAAAGCGATCTGCATGACGGATATGCAAAGGAAGGTCCTTACGATCTGATTGTGATCAACGGCGCGGTCGATGAAGTGCCAGCAGCCCTGTTTGATCAATTGCGTGCAGATGGTCGACTTCTGACATTTGTTGGGCATGGCCTTTCTGGCAATCTGACGATGTTCAGGAAAACCAGCATTGGAACGACCTCAGTTCCAATCATGAATGCCTGCGTACCATCACTTCCAAGCTTTGAACGCGCTGAAAGCTTCGTATTTTAG